From a region of the Bacillales bacterium genome:
- a CDS encoding DUF2252 family protein, translated as MERTHLMESTRKALRKYTITTVLNQYDADLLGLSKDHQRTKYQKMAKSPFQFFRGSAYLFYFDVMQLPISFNTPPDKPTRLQGDLHFENFGAFMNQDGEIVFDANDFDEGYVGSYLYDVFRMTASIALYSEQLGYDENGQEQWIRHYVEAYVNQLKNFAAAVDPSTFTFTETNTEGPVRDILQQIRERNAEEALMNVTTIENGRRRFKTSDSMIALDPKERMAFEEVWPAYLASLGERAKGKDYFEVKDVVKKIGSGTGSIGLTRYYVLIEGEKDGRHRDDIVLEAKEARAPAPSHLYKFENVDDRYTHQGRRVVETQRAMQYLEDPFLGYFSIDGHDFYVREFSPFVGELDAEPLAAAENMKHTVETMGKVTAKFHARADIDAEDDLLNHDSEQAILEAIGENIEPFVAELVKWALYYKIRVHEDHQLFLDWLEEEFQSTADHTKADVN; from the coding sequence ATGGAAAGAACACATTTGATGGAATCGACACGCAAAGCACTGCGGAAATATACGATCACGACTGTTTTGAATCAATACGATGCGGATTTGCTCGGCCTGTCGAAGGACCACCAGCGTACAAAATATCAAAAGATGGCGAAGAGTCCGTTTCAGTTTTTCCGCGGAAGCGCCTATCTTTTCTATTTCGATGTTATGCAGCTGCCGATCTCCTTTAATACGCCTCCCGATAAACCGACGCGTCTTCAAGGGGATTTGCACTTTGAAAACTTCGGGGCGTTCATGAATCAAGACGGAGAAATCGTTTTTGACGCCAACGACTTTGACGAAGGTTACGTCGGCTCTTATTTGTACGATGTATTTCGAATGACGGCGAGCATCGCGCTGTACAGTGAGCAGCTCGGCTATGACGAGAATGGACAGGAACAATGGATTCGCCATTATGTTGAGGCTTATGTTAATCAATTGAAAAACTTCGCTGCCGCGGTTGATCCGAGTACGTTCACCTTCACAGAAACCAATACAGAAGGACCGGTACGTGATATTTTGCAACAAATTCGCGAACGAAATGCCGAAGAGGCGCTAATGAACGTGACAACCATTGAAAACGGGAGACGAAGATTTAAAACGTCCGATTCGATGATCGCACTCGATCCGAAAGAACGGATGGCTTTTGAAGAAGTTTGGCCAGCGTATCTCGCTTCACTTGGGGAAAGGGCGAAAGGAAAAGACTATTTCGAGGTGAAAGATGTCGTTAAAAAAATCGGATCAGGCACGGGATCGATCGGATTGACTCGTTATTACGTGTTAATTGAAGGAGAAAAAGACGGACGGCACAGAGACGATATCGTCCTTGAAGCGAAGGAAGCAAGGGCACCGGCGCCTTCTCACTTGTACAAGTTCGAGAATGTCGACGATCGCTATACGCATCAAGGAAGACGCGTTGTGGAAACGCAAAGAGCGATGCAATATTTGGAAGACCCTTTCCTCGGTTATTTTTCGATTGACGGCCATGATTTCTATGTTCGTGAATTTTCCCCGTTCGTCGGCGAACTCGATGCGGAACCGCTGGCCGCTGCCGAAAACATGAAACATACGGTTGAGACGATGGGCAAGGTGACGGCTAAATTTCATGCGCGCGCCGACATCGACGCTGAAGACGATTTATTGAACCACGATAGTGAACAGGCGATCCTTGAGGCGATTGGCGAGAATATCGAACCTTTCGTTGCCGAACTGGTAAAATGGGCGTTGTATTATAAAATTCGCGTACACGAAGATCATCAACTGTTTTTGGATTGGCTTGAGGAAGAATTTCAATCCACGGCTGATCACACAAAAGCGGATGTCAATTAA
- a CDS encoding MFS transporter — protein sequence MNKKEIRSWALYDWANSAFATTVMAAVLPIFYHDVAAKGLDDTMATSLWGYSQSAAMVFVAVLSPILGTMADYTRSKKQYLMFFAYMGMIATMLLVFVGEGDYALASLLLIVGTIGFSGGNVFYDAFLPEISDGKHMDKVSALGFAYGYIGGGLILLLDLLMIMKPEVFGLRDTLMATHAAFATVALWWLFFSIPMFRNVKDPNDGSRTQTGKNYVRITARRLSATLQELPKYRELLKFLLAFWIYNDGISTIIKMATIYGRDIGIGQTDLIAALLITQFVGIPFAFLFGWLAGKIEAKRALLLALIVYVLIVILGFFMKTAFEFYLLAIMVGFVQGGAQSLSRSIFGRMIPKGRNAEFFGFYGISSKFAAIFGPFLFALTSQLTGSSRWGILSVALFFVIGILLLLKVNVAKGQREAAFKSSDQNTCT from the coding sequence GTGAACAAAAAAGAGATCCGTAGTTGGGCATTGTACGATTGGGCGAATTCAGCCTTTGCGACAACGGTGATGGCTGCCGTGCTGCCTATTTTTTATCATGACGTAGCAGCGAAGGGGCTGGACGACACGATGGCCACGTCGTTGTGGGGATATTCACAGTCCGCCGCTATGGTATTTGTTGCCGTTCTGTCACCGATATTAGGCACGATGGCCGACTATACCCGTTCAAAAAAACAGTATTTGATGTTCTTTGCCTACATGGGTATGATTGCGACGATGTTGCTCGTCTTTGTCGGAGAGGGAGATTATGCGTTGGCATCGCTTCTGTTGATCGTCGGGACGATCGGTTTTTCAGGGGGGAACGTGTTTTACGACGCCTTTTTACCTGAAATTTCCGACGGGAAGCACATGGACAAAGTTTCTGCGCTCGGGTTTGCATACGGCTATATCGGCGGCGGGCTCATCTTATTACTCGACTTACTCATGATTATGAAACCAGAGGTTTTCGGCCTGCGGGATACGTTAATGGCGACTCATGCAGCTTTCGCAACCGTCGCGTTGTGGTGGTTGTTTTTTTCGATTCCGATGTTTCGCAACGTGAAGGATCCGAACGACGGCAGTCGGACTCAAACGGGAAAAAATTACGTTCGCATCACTGCTCGGAGGTTGTCGGCGACGCTGCAAGAACTTCCGAAATACCGGGAACTGCTCAAATTCTTGCTGGCGTTTTGGATTTACAACGACGGCATTTCAACGATCATAAAAATGGCGACGATCTACGGCAGGGATATTGGAATCGGTCAAACGGATTTGATCGCGGCACTCCTCATTACGCAATTCGTCGGAATTCCGTTCGCTTTTTTGTTCGGATGGCTGGCAGGAAAAATCGAAGCAAAACGGGCGTTGCTGTTGGCACTGATCGTTTACGTCCTCATTGTCATTCTCGGATTTTTCATGAAAACCGCGTTTGAATTTTATTTGCTTGCGATTATGGTCGGGTTCGTCCAAGGCGGCGCGCAATCGTTAAGCCGTTCGATTTTCGGACGAATGATTCCAAAAGGAAGAAACGCTGAATTTTTCGGTTTTTACGGAATTTCTTCGAAGTTTGCGGCGATTTTCGGGCCGTTTTTGTTCGCGCTCACTTCCCAATTAACGGGATCAAGCCGATGGGGAATCCTGTCCGTTGCTTTATTCTTTGTCATCGGCATCCTGCTGCTGTTGAAAGTCAATGTCGCCAAAGGGCAAAGAGAAGCCGCGTTTAAATCATCGGATCAAAATACTTGCACGTGA
- a CDS encoding glutamate synthase subunit beta, translating to MGKKTGFIEYDRETPENRDPVERLQDWKEYQLPMPEEKLERQGARCMDCATPYCHLGIEFDAASFGCPLHNLIPEWNDLVYRGRWKEALDRLLKTNNFPEFTGRVCPAPCEGSCTVSLNDSAVTIKNIEQAIIDKGFEEGWIVPEPPQRRTGKSVAVIGSGPAGLAAAAQLNKAGHTVVVYERDDRPGGLLMYGIPNMKLEKEIVWRRVDLLKKEGITFELNTEIGKDVTREELRKRHDAVIVCTGATKQRELQLKGNHLKGIHFAMDYLVKNTKSLLNSNLEDGQYLSAKGKNVVVIGGGDTGADCVATALRHGCKSVVQFGKHPRLPLKRGDDNPWPEQPLVFTMDYAYKEAEAKFGKDPREYAIHTMEFRGDENGHVKELLTVKTKKEIDENEQVTLQEIPGTEKVWPVDLVLIAIGFEGPEQEVIRHFGLEQDGRTNVKAACGDYRTNVEGVFAAGDVRRGQSLIVWAINEGREAARECDRYLMRTTNLP from the coding sequence TTGGGAAAAAAGACAGGTTTCATTGAATATGATCGGGAGACGCCGGAAAACCGGGATCCGGTCGAAAGGTTGCAAGACTGGAAAGAATACCAACTGCCGATGCCCGAGGAAAAATTGGAGCGCCAGGGGGCTCGCTGTATGGATTGTGCCACCCCGTATTGTCACCTTGGCATTGAATTCGATGCGGCTTCCTTCGGCTGTCCTTTGCACAATTTGATTCCGGAGTGGAACGATCTCGTCTATCGCGGCCGCTGGAAAGAAGCGCTTGACCGATTGTTAAAAACGAACAATTTTCCGGAGTTTACGGGCAGGGTTTGCCCCGCGCCTTGTGAAGGTTCGTGCACGGTTTCCTTGAATGACTCGGCGGTCACAATCAAAAACATCGAGCAGGCGATCATCGATAAAGGATTTGAGGAAGGGTGGATCGTTCCGGAACCTCCGCAAAGACGCACGGGAAAAAGCGTTGCGGTGATCGGTTCGGGACCTGCAGGGCTTGCGGCAGCTGCACAATTGAACAAAGCGGGCCACACGGTTGTTGTTTACGAAAGAGATGACCGGCCGGGTGGATTGCTCATGTACGGAATTCCGAATATGAAACTCGAAAAAGAAATTGTATGGAGAAGAGTGGATTTATTAAAAAAAGAAGGCATCACGTTCGAGTTGAACACAGAGATTGGCAAGGACGTGACTCGCGAAGAGCTTCGCAAACGTCATGACGCTGTCATCGTGTGTACAGGTGCGACAAAACAACGTGAATTGCAATTGAAAGGTAACCATTTGAAAGGCATCCATTTTGCGATGGATTATTTGGTGAAAAATACGAAAAGCTTGTTGAACTCCAATTTGGAAGACGGCCAATATCTTTCCGCTAAAGGCAAAAATGTTGTCGTCATCGGCGGAGGAGACACCGGAGCTGACTGTGTTGCTACAGCACTGCGGCACGGTTGCAAAAGCGTCGTTCAATTCGGCAAACATCCGCGGCTCCCGCTCAAACGCGGCGATGACAATCCGTGGCCGGAACAGCCGCTCGTCTTCACGATGGATTATGCTTATAAAGAAGCGGAAGCAAAATTCGGAAAAGATCCAAGAGAATATGCGATCCATACGATGGAGTTCAGAGGTGATGAAAACGGTCATGTGAAAGAATTGTTGACGGTAAAAACGAAGAAAGAAATCGACGAAAACGAGCAAGTGACGTTGCAAGAAATTCCCGGAACGGAAAAAGTTTGGCCGGTCGATCTCGTGTTGATCGCGATTGGGTTCGAAGGTCCGGAACAAGAAGTCATTCGCCATTTCGGCCTGGAACAGGACGGGCGCACAAACGTAAAAGCCGCGTGCGGGGATTATCGGACGAACGTGGAAGGCGTTTTTGCCGCCGGCGACGTACGCAGAGGGCAAAGTTTGATCGTATGGGCGATCAATGAAGGTCGTGAAGCGGCGCGGGAATGTGACCGTTATTTGATGCGAACAACGAATTTACCATAG
- a CDS encoding FAD-dependent oxidoreductase: MVRNPLYHRDLPKTPEPYWRENIDLPRFNALKEDIETDVVIVGGGITGITTAYLLQREGLDVALLEADVLLNGTTGHTTAKLTAQHGLFYHELINHMGVEKARLYYEANQEAVNYVRNLVSEQNIDCDFSTQDACMYGVADRYANKVENEFRAYEKLNIPGDLTGSIPFDIKVKNALYMRNQAQFHPVKYLAHLVKQFIDDGGEIYEQTTAVNVDHGKRATAITRDGYRATGNYVLACSHYPFYDGLGFYYTRMYAERSYLLAVKTSFDYPGGMYLSADSPPRSIRSVQLNGETGVLIAGEDHKTGQGGNTQDHYDALESFAETVIGVEEVVNRWSAQDLYTLDKVPYIGRLTQAERNILVATGFKKWGMSSGTLSALLFRDYVLERENKYMDVFTPSRFYADPSLKTFFKQNADVAAHWVAGKLELPERTGDFLSNDEGGVIRYEGKRAGGYKDEDGNLYVVDTTCTHMLCETSWNEGDRTWDCPCHGSRFSYTGEVVEGPAEKPLKRFR; this comes from the coding sequence GTGGTTAGAAATCCGCTTTATCATCGAGATTTGCCGAAGACCCCTGAACCCTACTGGCGGGAAAACATTGATTTGCCGCGTTTCAACGCGCTGAAAGAAGACATCGAGACGGACGTCGTCATTGTCGGAGGAGGCATCACCGGCATTACGACAGCCTACTTGCTGCAGCGGGAAGGTTTGGATGTCGCGTTATTGGAAGCTGACGTTTTGCTGAACGGGACGACTGGTCACACAACAGCGAAATTAACCGCCCAACACGGACTGTTTTATCATGAATTGATCAATCATATGGGTGTTGAAAAGGCGCGTCTCTATTACGAAGCGAATCAAGAGGCAGTCAATTATGTCCGCAATCTCGTTTCCGAACAAAACATCGATTGTGATTTCAGCACCCAAGATGCCTGTATGTATGGTGTTGCCGACCGGTACGCGAACAAAGTTGAAAATGAATTTCGGGCTTATGAAAAATTGAACATCCCCGGCGATTTAACCGGCAGCATTCCTTTTGACATTAAAGTAAAAAATGCGTTGTACATGCGAAACCAGGCGCAATTTCATCCGGTTAAGTATTTGGCGCATCTTGTAAAGCAATTCATCGACGATGGGGGAGAAATTTACGAACAAACAACCGCCGTGAACGTCGACCACGGGAAACGAGCAACAGCGATCACGCGCGATGGGTACCGTGCGACTGGAAACTATGTTCTCGCCTGTTCTCACTATCCGTTTTACGACGGACTCGGGTTTTATTACACGAGAATGTATGCCGAACGCTCGTACCTTCTGGCAGTTAAAACCTCGTTCGATTATCCGGGCGGAATGTATTTGAGTGCCGATTCACCGCCGCGTTCGATCCGGTCTGTTCAATTGAACGGCGAAACCGGGGTCCTTATTGCCGGTGAGGATCATAAAACCGGCCAAGGCGGTAACACGCAAGATCATTACGATGCTTTGGAATCGTTTGCGGAAACAGTCATCGGTGTAGAGGAAGTAGTGAATCGCTGGTCGGCGCAGGATTTGTATACGCTCGACAAAGTGCCTTACATCGGTCGTTTGACGCAAGCAGAGAGGAACATACTTGTGGCCACCGGATTTAAAAAGTGGGGGATGTCATCGGGGACGCTTTCAGCGTTGTTGTTTCGTGATTACGTATTGGAGCGCGAGAACAAGTACATGGACGTTTTCACGCCATCGCGCTTTTACGCGGATCCAAGCTTAAAAACGTTTTTCAAACAAAATGCAGATGTTGCCGCCCATTGGGTGGCCGGAAAGCTGGAACTTCCGGAAAGAACCGGTGATTTCCTTTCGAACGACGAAGGGGGAGTCATCCGGTATGAAGGCAAACGCGCCGGCGGCTATAAAGACGAGGATGGAAATTTGTACGTTGTCGACACGACTTGCACCCATATGCTTTGCGAAACGTCGTGGAATGAAGGGGATCGAACGTGGGATTGTCCGTGCCACGGTTCAAGATTTTCTTATACGGGCGAAGTCGTCGAAGGTCCTGCCGAAAAACCATTAAAACGCTTTCGTTAA
- a CDS encoding LysM peptidoglycan-binding domain-containing protein, which translates to MKKICTLFIAGFFALALLLPSSVNAATSSDYTVQAGDTMWKISQRFHVSYGALVKANPQIENPSLIYVGQTVHIPAANDGDYYVQRGDTMWKISQKFGVSYSSLLKANPQIENPSLIYVGQVVHIPQGSSSGESDSYTLNAYEQKVVELTNKERTSRGLPALKVSAKLSKMARIKAADMRDNHYFSHTSPTYGSPFEMMKKFGISYTYAGENIAAGQPTPQEVVNAWMNSSGHRANILNSHYTYIGVGYVKGGSYGSYWTQEFIRN; encoded by the coding sequence TTGAAAAAAATTTGCACGCTGTTCATTGCCGGTTTCTTCGCATTGGCTCTTTTATTGCCGTCTTCCGTAAATGCTGCGACTTCTTCCGACTACACGGTTCAAGCTGGTGATACGATGTGGAAGATCTCCCAGCGTTTTCACGTAAGCTATGGCGCACTGGTGAAAGCAAATCCACAAATCGAGAACCCTTCGTTGATTTACGTCGGCCAAACGGTCCATATCCCGGCGGCCAATGATGGAGATTATTATGTACAACGCGGCGACACGATGTGGAAAATTTCGCAAAAATTCGGTGTCAGTTATTCGAGCCTGTTGAAAGCGAATCCGCAAATCGAAAATCCGTCGCTCATTTACGTTGGACAAGTCGTTCATATTCCGCAAGGTTCATCATCCGGAGAATCCGACAGTTATACGTTAAACGCATACGAGCAGAAAGTTGTTGAGTTGACGAACAAGGAAAGAACGTCTCGGGGACTTCCGGCCTTGAAAGTATCGGCCAAACTGTCGAAAATGGCAAGAATAAAAGCCGCCGACATGCGCGACAATCATTACTTTTCACATACATCGCCGACATACGGTTCACCGTTCGAGATGATGAAAAAATTCGGAATCTCTTACACGTACGCCGGTGAGAACATCGCAGCCGGACAACCAACTCCGCAAGAAGTCGTCAATGCTTGGATGAACAGTTCCGGGCACCGTGCCAACATTTTAAACAGTCATTACACTTATATTGGGGTAGGCTATGTTAAAGGTGGTTCGTACGGATCTTATTGGACGCAAGAATTCATCAGAAACTAA
- a CDS encoding zinc dependent phospholipase C family protein: MPNVWTHILFGEKTLERIQYRLPSDDVLPFFRLGCQGPDLFFYHNFWPWAKDLGVSAIGENIHRNHCGPFLIDMIRGGFRNANDFYVQAYILGFLTHHLLDRNTHPYIIYRSGMDDHKHEKLEIIIDTLLMDETYGIKTWHIPVYQKINIGKSLYGPIEQLLKSLIRRYFPDDAAKLPETFAAESYRNMIQALKVLHDPIGWKNKWLKKFVHPYSYRPITEQKDYLNRKRRIWYHPADPNEKHSESFDDMLDHAYAEAERILEAVLDYWKNGLDEASEGLSNELGNYAYDTGKDCRDTVTCKYFDPMI, encoded by the coding sequence GTGCCGAACGTATGGACACATATCCTTTTCGGTGAAAAAACATTGGAACGCATCCAATACCGCCTGCCCTCGGATGATGTCCTCCCTTTTTTCAGGCTCGGTTGCCAAGGGCCGGATTTGTTTTTCTATCATAACTTTTGGCCGTGGGCTAAAGACCTCGGCGTTTCCGCAATAGGAGAAAACATCCACCGAAACCATTGCGGACCCTTCTTAATCGACATGATTCGCGGCGGTTTCCGTAACGCGAACGACTTTTACGTACAAGCTTATATACTCGGGTTTCTTACGCATCATTTGCTCGACCGCAACACCCATCCGTATATCATTTATCGTTCCGGAATGGACGATCATAAGCATGAGAAACTTGAAATCATCATTGACACGCTCCTCATGGATGAAACTTACGGCATCAAAACATGGCACATTCCCGTTTACCAAAAAATTAATATTGGCAAATCGCTGTACGGCCCGATCGAGCAGTTATTGAAATCCCTCATTCGCCGCTATTTTCCCGATGACGCCGCGAAACTGCCGGAAACCTTTGCGGCCGAATCATACCGGAACATGATTCAGGCGTTGAAAGTGCTCCATGACCCGATCGGTTGGAAAAACAAATGGTTGAAAAAATTCGTCCATCCCTACTCCTATCGGCCGATTACTGAACAAAAAGATTATTTGAATCGGAAACGTCGCATCTGGTATCACCCCGCCGATCCAAACGAAAAACATTCCGAAAGTTTCGATGATATGCTTGATCATGCGTACGCTGAAGCCGAGCGCATACTGGAGGCGGTGCTCGATTATTGGAAGAACGGGTTGGATGAAGCCAGTGAAGGTTTATCTAACGAACTCGGCAACTATGCGTATGATACCGGAAAAGATTGCCGCGATACGGTCACGTGCAAGTATTTTGATCCGATGATTTAA
- a CDS encoding GAF domain-containing sensor histidine kinase, protein MGKADDLQELMTLKVIAETLNRSNDLPEMLQAVLGKLLAVTDLSTGWIFLVGEKPYYQFAADHQLPPALACDDKKPMHTGVCFCLNQYWAGNLQEPVNIIECRRLEDARIHNRGDRCGLRHHATIPLSAGNETFGLLNVASPHKNEFTEKELTLLQAVAFQIGTAVKRIRLAEKEKERSLIDERTRLSRDLHDSVNQKLFSLALMARGARESVHDKAQLLQSLDRIDELSHEVLLEMRSLIWQLRPAGLEEGVITALANYGKFLGLETETSLAGVLHLPREVEETLWRIGQEALNNVKKHADARKVHIGQVVSGGKLVLTISDDGKGFRLEQHLRGASFGIENMKARCESLGGAFRMESEPGRGTIVTVSFPIEKKEGRDGDGD, encoded by the coding sequence ATGGGAAAAGCAGACGATCTGCAAGAATTAATGACGCTGAAAGTGATCGCGGAAACGTTGAACCGCTCCAATGATCTTCCCGAAATGCTTCAAGCGGTCTTGGGAAAATTGTTGGCTGTGACAGATTTGTCCACAGGATGGATCTTTCTTGTCGGCGAAAAACCTTACTATCAATTCGCGGCAGACCATCAGCTTCCGCCGGCGCTCGCCTGCGATGACAAGAAACCGATGCATACGGGGGTTTGTTTTTGTTTGAATCAATATTGGGCGGGAAATTTGCAGGAACCGGTCAACATTATTGAATGCCGGCGGCTCGAAGACGCGAGAATTCATAATCGCGGCGATCGCTGTGGACTCCGTCATCACGCGACGATCCCTTTATCCGCAGGGAACGAAACGTTCGGATTGTTAAACGTCGCCTCCCCCCATAAAAATGAGTTTACGGAAAAAGAATTAACGCTGCTGCAAGCGGTCGCGTTTCAAATTGGAACCGCGGTGAAAAGAATCCGTTTGGCCGAAAAGGAAAAGGAACGTTCTTTAATTGACGAAAGAACTCGGCTTTCGCGCGATTTGCATGATTCGGTGAATCAGAAGCTGTTTTCGCTTGCGTTAATGGCACGAGGTGCTCGGGAGTCAGTCCATGACAAAGCGCAACTGCTGCAATCGTTAGATCGGATCGACGAGCTTTCTCATGAAGTATTGTTGGAAATGAGATCGCTGATTTGGCAGCTGCGTCCGGCAGGTTTGGAAGAGGGCGTCATTACCGCGTTAGCGAATTACGGAAAGTTTCTCGGCCTTGAAACCGAAACGTCACTTGCAGGCGTCCTCCATTTGCCGCGGGAAGTCGAAGAAACGTTATGGAGAATCGGCCAAGAAGCGTTGAACAACGTAAAAAAACATGCCGATGCAAGAAAGGTTCATATCGGCCAGGTCGTATCCGGCGGAAAGCTCGTATTGACAATCTCAGACGACGGAAAAGGGTTTCGTTTGGAGCAACATCTGCGGGGAGCGTCATTTGGTATCGAAAACATGAAAGCACGCTGCGAGTCGTTAGGAGGCGCTTTCCGAATGGAAAGTGAACCGGGAAGAGGAACGATCGTTACGGTTTCGTTTCCGATCGAAAAGAAGGAAGGCAGGGATGGGGATGGCGATTAA
- a CDS encoding response regulator transcription factor, with the protein MAIKVLLADDHLVVLQGLRFFLGTQKEFRIVGEASNGREAVQLCEQEKPDVILMDLMMPDMDGIEATKVIKQRNPNVKIIILTSFSDQDHVVPAIRAGAEGYQLKDIRPEALANTIRAAYRGEKLLHPEATQQLLSHVSGDGVETTAPLCPSELTPREKEVLEQITLGKSNKEIAHDLYITEKTVKTHVSNLLSKLDLHDRTQAAILAMKNKWFD; encoded by the coding sequence ATGGCGATTAAAGTTTTATTGGCGGATGATCATCTCGTAGTTTTGCAAGGGCTTCGCTTTTTTCTCGGAACGCAAAAAGAGTTTCGTATCGTTGGAGAAGCTTCCAACGGACGCGAGGCGGTTCAGTTATGTGAACAGGAAAAACCGGACGTCATCTTGATGGATCTCATGATGCCGGATATGGACGGAATCGAAGCTACGAAGGTGATCAAACAACGAAATCCGAACGTGAAAATCATCATATTGACAAGTTTCTCTGATCAAGATCATGTCGTTCCCGCGATTCGTGCCGGTGCCGAAGGGTATCAGTTGAAAGATATACGTCCAGAAGCACTTGCCAATACGATTCGAGCCGCCTACCGCGGGGAAAAGCTGCTGCATCCCGAAGCGACGCAGCAATTGCTCAGTCATGTCAGCGGTGATGGAGTAGAAACCACGGCCCCTCTATGTCCGAGCGAACTGACGCCGAGAGAGAAAGAGGTACTCGAACAAATTACGCTCGGCAAAAGCAACAAAGAAATTGCTCATGACTTGTACATTACGGAAAAGACGGTGAAGACGCACGTCAGCAACCTTTTGAGCAAACTTGACCTTCATGATCGGACCCAGGCCGCGATTTTGGCAATGAAAAACAAATGGTTCGACTGA